A segment of the Acetobacteroides hydrogenigenes genome:
TATATTGATTTAGTTTAAATAAACACAACAAAAAAACTACATCCATGACTGCAGCTGAATTTAGTACCCAATTGCTCAACTTAGAGCCTAGTCTTGAACGCTTCGCGTACAGCCTCACTGCAAACAGAGAGGATGCCAAAGACTTACTACAAGAAACATTCTTGAAGGCATTAACCTACAAGGACAAGTTCGAGGACAACACCAATTTGAAGGCATGGACTTTCACCATCATGAAAAACACCTTCATCAACAACTACCGCAAAAATCTAAAGCAGAATACAACTTTTGATACAAGCGACAACCAGTATTTGATGAATAGCAAACCTGACCAAATAAATCCAGAAGCGGAGTTTTCTCACAGTGAAATAAGCAAAAAGGTTGACCTCCTCGAAGACGAGTTTAGAATACCTTTTCAAATGCATAACTCAGGTTTTCAATACAAGGAAATTGCCGAAATGCTAAACCTTAAAATAGGAACGGTTAAAAGCCGCATCTTCTTTTCACGCCAAAAACTAATGGGCTCTCTGAAAGATTTTGAGTACAAGTACTAATATAATATAAGCAAGGGGTACAGAACGTGCTCCTTGTTTCTTTATTTGTTCAGCAAGAACATTCAATTGTTCAGCAGCCGCATATGCAATAGTTCTGGAATTGCGGTTCTTCTACTCCCTCTACATTCAATCGAATAGAATAGTCATAGCCGGCACCACCTGCAGTAGTTGTCGTTTCACCCTTAAACTCATAATCAACGTCATATCTGTCACATAACTCACCAAAATATCCGAACGCATCCCTAAAATTGTCAAAACTGCAATCCAAATTCGACAAATCAGGAACCGAATTCTTAACCCTTGATATTACCACAGAAAAAGTTGCCATATTTTATCCTTTAGACGTATGCCTTTCGGCATCAATTCATCCGCACAATTTAAGAAATTTACTGTATCAACAAGGCCTTTGCTCCCAATTTTAAAACTCTTCGAAGTATACTATCCCAGTCAAGCCTTGCTTATCGGCCTCAGGAAAGGCTCATTGACGGAAGGTGTCAATTATAGATAAATTTTCCCTAGTGCCCCATAAGTAAATAACCTACTAAGCGGCGTGCCCCCCTCTTTAGCAACCTTATATTGTGCAACCAGCCAACGTCGCTCTCCAAAATAACAGACTTAACTTAATGCAGCCCCCCTTCCAGCCTTGAACGTTTACACGCTTATGAGATGGCGAGCACTGCAATATAATTGGAGCGACTATATAGAAGAGACTCTAGGCACGAAGCCCCCCCATTCGCAGAATCTCAAGATTAGTCGAAAATTGCGCCTGCTCCTTCGCTACACGACTTACGATTCACATGTTTTCAAAATATACAGAACGTAGTACTTTTGATTAATCTACGAACAACCTTAAAAAGAAAAGAGCCAACTGCTTTACTT
Coding sequences within it:
- a CDS encoding RNA polymerase sigma factor → MTAAEFSTQLLNLEPSLERFAYSLTANREDAKDLLQETFLKALTYKDKFEDNTNLKAWTFTIMKNTFINNYRKNLKQNTTFDTSDNQYLMNSKPDQINPEAEFSHSEISKKVDLLEDEFRIPFQMHNSGFQYKEIAEMLNLKIGTVKSRIFFSRQKLMGSLKDFEYKY